Below is a genomic region from Trichoderma asperellum chromosome 2, complete sequence.
ACTCAGTGTAGCCTCGGTAGTCGGTGTGCTTCTTCCAGTCATCAACGTCAATCTCAGCAATACCGCCAATGAGCAACTCCAACTCTCGCTCATCAAAGACGTTGATGAGGTCATGAGGGATTAGCTCTTGGAAACCCTCCTTGAAAGCTTGGAACTGCTCGGCGATACGCTTCTCAATTCGCCATTTAACCATAAGCTCCACATActccttcttgttctcatTTGTCACTTCAATGTCACGACCGCCGGGGATCAAATCCTCGGTAGTCAATACACCGAAGCGCTCATCTTCCGTGGAGAATGTTTGTTCTAGGATTCCTCCTGAAATATCATTGTCCAGCATCCACTGCAATGATCGGTGGAAGTCAGCGTCGACTCCTTCCATATCAGCCAACGTGACTCCCTTGCCCAGGACCATCTTGTAGAGAGCACCAATGAAGAAGGCGTCCAAAAATCGGCGGTGGAAGATGGCCATACCGACTACACGGCCAATGAATTTGAAATAGTTGAGATGCTCTGGGTTAATACCAGAGTGAGGGTTAATTTGGAGGGTATAATTATCATGCGCTGAGTACTCGAATAAACAGTAGAAAGGATTGAACATTTCGTGcgaaaggaggaagaaaaattctCGGGATAGACCACCGTAATCAAGACCGTCTTCTCCGTCGAACTTGATCATGAGACGCTTCTTCAGGTCTGTAGCAGACTGGCGAGTAATCTCGGCAAAGGAGTCTTCGAAAATGTGTGATCGTCGGACCTTGATATGGCACTGCCCGCTAAGAATGCGCATAGCAGGCTGGGAGCGGAAGTAAATAAGCTTCCGTCTGAAGTCTCGTTTGTATTGGGGCACATTCTGATCcagggaagaaggaagacgCGGGTCATCCCAGGTGGTTGTCTTGGTGTTGTGGTCCACAAAGTAGACTCGGGCAGTGTTTGTAAGACGCATCTCCCAGCCGCTAGGCAAGGGGCCGAGCTGAGAaacgggctgctgctggatttGCCCATTGGTGTTGTTCTGGCCGTACATGCGGATGAACTGCTGTCGGCGAGGATCGACCCAGGTCGTGGTACGCGTGTTGTGATCGACAAAGTAAGGCCGTCCTTCGGGAGTCCAGCGTTGTTCCCAGCCTGGAGGAAGCTCACCGGAGCCTGGGCTAGTAGCACCGGTGTGCATCATAGCCGTGTGGCTGCCATTGGGAGCAGCATTGggagcagcgccgccgcTGGGGCTACCAGAACCAGAaccttgctgctgttgctgaagagTTGGCGAGCTGGTACCAGTTCTATCTTCGGGCAAAGTTCGGTTTTGGTGTCTCTGGCGTTCAACCTGGGTAACAGCTTCTCGTTCGTTTCGTACTTCAGCGGCGGTTCCGTTGGCTGTCGGCCGGTTCCAGCTGGTGGTTCGGGTATTGTGGTCTACATAATAGGTGCGACCCAGGTTATCTTCTCTGCGCTCCCAGCCTGCTGGCAAGCGGCCCTGAGCGTCTTCGAACGGGCTCAGCTGGCTGTTGGGGCGCGTAGAGCCATTGACACTCGCAGAGGCAGGCGCGGCACTGACGCTGGCAGGGTGGTTACCGAGATTCGGCTGGGAACTGAGCGCGTTGCCGTTGGGGCCAGACATGGCTGAACTTGGTCGTTCACCAGCCGGAGCAGATAGCGTCGACAGGTTGGAACCACTGGGTGCTCCAAGTGTGGGTCGATTTGACGATGATGCTTGGCCGGCGCGAATGGGAGTACTGAGGTTGCAAGACAGGTTGAGGATGAGCTTGCCGTGCACAACGAGGTTATCAGTCGATTTCTTGAGGTCCCTGGTAATCATTTGGTCTGGCAAGTGCTAAGCGTTAGCGAGCTACTAGTAGTGCTAGAAAATAAAGGGGCCGGGTGACTGAGACATACC
It encodes:
- the RSP5 gene encoding NEDD4 E3 ubiquitin-protein ligase — protein: MANRNNDAGRPNLRITIIAADGLYKRDVFRFPDPFAVATINGEQTKTTTVSKKTLNPYWNESFDFRVDEGSILAVQVFDQKKFKKKDQGFLGVINIRIGDLIPEVGPEADDQMITRDLKKSTDNLVVHGKLILNLSCNLSTPIRAGQASSSNRPTLGAPSGSNLSTLSAPAGERPSSAMSGPNGNALSSQPNLGNHPASVSAAPASASVNGSTRPNSQLSPFEDAQGRLPAGWERREDNLGRTYYVDHNTRTTSWNRPTANGTAAEVRNEREAVTQVERQRHQNRTLPEDRTGTSSPTLQQQQQGSGSGSPSGGAAPNAAPNGSHTAMMHTGATSPGSGELPPGWEQRWTPEGRPYFVDHNTRTTTWVDPRRQQFIRMYGQNNTNGQIQQQPVSQLGPLPSGWEMRLTNTARVYFVDHNTKTTTWDDPRLPSSLDQNVPQYKRDFRRKLIYFRSQPAMRILSGQCHIKVRRSHIFEDSFAEITRQSATDLKKRLMIKFDGEDGLDYGGLSREFFFLLSHEMFNPFYCLFEYSAHDNYTLQINPHSGINPEHLNYFKFIGRVVGMAIFHRRFLDAFFIGALYKMVLGKGVTLADMEGVDADFHRSLQWMLDNDISGGILEQTFSTEDERFGVLTTEDLIPGGRDIEVTNENKKEYVELMVKWRIEKRIAEQFQAFKEGFQELIPHDLINVFDERELELLIGGIAEIDVDDWKKHTDYRGYTESDEVIQNFWATVRSWDGEQKSRLLQFTTGTSRIPVNGFKDLQGSDGPRRFTIEKAGDLANLPKAHTCFNRIDLPPYKTLETLQQKLTIAVEETMGFGQE